A stretch of Imperialibacter roseus DNA encodes these proteins:
- a CDS encoding YbaB/EbfC family nucleoid-associated protein, protein MFDMMKMMGKVKEVQDKMKAAQENLARIEVEGESGAGMVKAVVNGKKKLVSLDIDPSLLNDKDKEMLQDLVIAAVNMATEKADEKAKEEIKKSTEGVLPNIPGFDFGSMV, encoded by the coding sequence ATGTTTGATATGATGAAAATGATGGGCAAGGTGAAAGAGGTGCAGGACAAAATGAAGGCTGCCCAGGAAAACCTTGCACGCATCGAAGTGGAAGGTGAGTCGGGAGCTGGCATGGTCAAAGCTGTGGTTAACGGAAAAAAGAAGCTTGTAAGTCTTGATATTGATCCGTCACTCCTCAATGACAAGGACAAAGAGATGCTTCAGGACCTGGTGATAGCGGCAGTAAACATGGCGACAGAAAAGGCTGATGAAAAAGCCAAAGAGGAAATAAAGAAGAGCACAGAAGGAGTTCTGCCCAATATTCCGGGGTTCGACTTTGGTAGCATGGTATGA